The genomic interval TAATTACCTTCTcagggaagcctttcctgattcCCAAGTCCTAATGAACTGTTCTCAAATGAACTGCATGCATTCCTATCATACTATTATGGAATATTTCATCTCTAAATTTGTTCTTCTCACTAGTCTGTGAGCTTCTCTCAAGTAAGGGCCATGTTTTATTCACCTACATGCTTGGTGGTCATCAATGGGAGATGAATAGAAATGTTTGTCTAACATATTTTTGCACATGTTCTTTTCCCCTATGACTGTTAAAATATGCAAGAATTAAACTGGAAAAGGCTGATGAGTAAGATGAATTAAAGCTACTGAATTAATTTATGGTTGCAAAATGCCACTTCTATTGATGCTTAAAATATGAAttagtcctggggtgcctggttgactcagtctgttgagcatctgactcttgattttggctcaggtcatgatgtcatggtttgtgagttcaagccccgtatcaggctctgcgctgacagtgcagaacctgcttgggattctctgtaaagctctctttctgccccttccccgcatgtgcttgctctctctctctctctcaaaataaatataaataagcttaaaaaaatgaattattcctTTAACTGACATTCTGTGAGCATGAGACTGGATCACTATCCCTGTTTCCCCAATAAAATGAGTCCTACTTATTAAAGTTAAGAATGAAACTTATTTAAATCTGGACAACCATAATTTAATGCTTAAtcctgttgttttaaattatttttctaatatgatGCTAATCAAAACTGAACtacgtttttaaaaaagtctaCAATAGTATTTCCCAGGAGAGCTAGCCTATTTCATACTTGAGGAGCTAGTGCTTACCTCTGAATAAAGAGGTGGAGGCAAGAACCGAAACTCCTGGATATAAGCAAACAGTGGTCCTTGAAGCGCTCTCTCAAAGTCATCACAAGCACTCACTGGTGCAAGATTGTTCCGCCTTTGTTCCTCTGTTACCACTTCTGCATAGCTGGGTGGTGCTGAAGGAAAAAGATACACGCAATTCGAACAGCATGTTCTTATGCATGTCAAAATACACAGaataatagatattaaaaaagaatgtcaagataaaaaatataactttttgttttgtgatCAAAACTACAGGGATATAGGTTTTAAATCTAACATTAGGGACACATGTACTGTCTGCAGGTACAGACAAAAGTGTATCTATAAAATATTAGAAGCAAAATTATGTTCTTGAAAATATTAAGAGATTAAGTTTAAACATGCATTATCATATTACCTTCAGGTCTTTCAGGTAGGGATAAACCAAGCCAGTTCATATTCATGCTACACTGACTGCTTACACTTGAGGTTCTGCTACCAAATGGATGTAGAGGAATGGTACCAATGACAAGTggcaaattaagaaataaatccaTAGCTCCAGGAATATCCACATATAcctaaacattgaaaaaagatgTTAGGTTTAGAATTCcaagtattatttcttttttaaaaactaataacccAATTTTAATGTTGAAGCcttcatttactttgtttcttagTTATATATACGtaaaacatacaagaaaaattTCTCTAGTTACGTATAATACTGTATAGTACGTTTACACGTGAGGTAAATGATTAATTATAAACCAAATTtagtatttacatatatttttatatatcatatatggaatataaaaatcaaatcctggatataagacaaaataatatCCTCATGACTTTAATactaaataacaacaacaaacccttAACTCTATACATACCATTAGTGAATATTCCACACGAATTATGCTACAGTCGAGGATAGAGGGAGAAACTGGTGGAATTTTCAGCAACTTTCCATTCCAGGTATCTGTCTTTCCAGATGATAAGGATTCCCCACGTAAGTTAGCCACAAGCTGTTTTACTTCCTTCATTTTCCCTTTGGCATAGAAGGCCTGTGTTTGGTAAATGGCTGCCTTTGGCACTACCATTCGGGAAGAGCAGTTTTCAATCTCAGCAAATATCTGAATTGATtcacctagagaaaaaaaaatatgtatctactgttaaaaaagcagaaaaaggtaaaacaaacccaaaaatgTAGATTCTTAAGAACTTAAAATGTAAGTTCATTGCTCTACATGGACAAAAAACTGTCCCAAAAGCAGGAAGTAATTTAGAATTATGAAAAAGAACTACTCATTTATAGTAGCTATTTAAAAATGGACACTACATTccaatttatgaaagaaaactgaGTTACTTTACCAAAGAATACTGTATTATGTTTGCATTTAGAGACATtccataaatttatatataaaagctAAATGAAGGATCGTTTTCCTTGGGAAGCCATCTCATACGTACCTGGGGTATAGCCCTTCCTTTCGATTTTGGCACTTAAGGATATTGGGCCTGAGGTACAGAACCAGCAACAGAGAGTCTTTTCTTTTGTGCCTGCTTGGGGtgactgtaagaaataaatttggagaaaaagatCAATGCATGAAATTGGGACAGTAacaatgttttaatataaaaatcccaaattcttggagaattaaaattaaaagcagtgTTGCTTTTTCCTAAGTGTATCCAAATGTACTTCAAAAAAAACCTAACTGATGGCTCCTGAATtatacaattatttttgtttatatataaatttccattcaattaaaaaaaggggtACAAGGTTTAACATCACATTCCATAAACATAGTTTTACATATACAGTAATTAAAAACTAAccatccaaacaaacaaaaaaaccctttccaCATgaactgcctttaaaaaaaaaaggcagcttaGAAAGCAGTTTGGTTATAATCCCAAATGTTAACATCTTTCTTTAAGAATGTAACAATCAATTatgtgaaaaaaggaaaactctcatttttaatgttatttgctTGAAGATGTTATCATTTGTTTAAaccaaataaagtttttaaagtcaAATTTGAATCTTGtggaaaaatgcaattaaaaagaattgcttttaaaatggaattgttttttaatcaaagtgACAAAATCTCCCCAACATTTGACAACTATCCCTATGTTGGAAGAATGCAATGTGAATTTTAGATTATGATCTTTTCATGGTAAGTGATATGGTCTTATAATAATAACTGATAATACTGTTCCTCTCCTGCTAGAATTATCCAAGGAACAGatctattttttgttattgttatctTTTGAGTAAGAGTTATTTCATACCATATGCTGAAGTTATTACAATGTCAGAAAATATGAGCATACTTTTCGCTAATTTGTGTGCTcttgactgtatttttaaaataaatattaaaaaataaatagttatgaattctaaaataaatcacaatttaaaatttatacgTATTGCATAGTTTAGGTGATTATTCTTCAATATTTATATGCTGAAAACAAGAATGAAGAATTCAGTCAATTCTTACCAGTAATGAAGGAGTGTTGATATCTATATGCTCAAAGACTGTaaattccttctttaattttaCTGGTAGAAGCCAAGGCCTGTGCAATTCGGCTTTCACCCAATAGCGCACACTGCCATGTCGGCCTTCGAATGAGGTAGCAAGTGGTCTGTGCAGAATATAAAgttcaatatattaattttatacctctttttaataattatacaGCAGGTCAGCATATAGAAGTGTTACTACAGGGCACTGTTTATTATCAATGAGGTATCaaacatagaatttttttaatttccaaagggATAAgtcattgggggaaaaaaaatcttctgttttccaaatgacAATAGCTAACAGTTAATATTATAGTAATTTTGCTTAAAAAAGCCAGAAGAATACAATCCCTTTAAACTAAGAAGAAGCTACTTTTAATGCTGGTGGCAAAATTATGCAAGTTTGGAAATGAACAATTCTTGAAATATCAAAAGTTTAATCTAAAAATGAAGTTAAGAATGGTTTAAGTATTTCTATTAAGAAATTCTACCCACTGGCTAGAAATCTCTTTTTGTAGTAACTAATTAAGAAGGTCTAGAAAAGGCATAGGCCAtttgttataatttaaaaaaatttgcattttataggTCTACTGAAACTCTAAAAAGCTGGTTTCCCATTTCCTAGTTTACTCATATTCTAACTCTTTTTGGCCAGGTTTTCTAACTTTataggtttaaaaagaaaaagaaacatttctgttAATCTGTGTCAAGAAAATCAGAAGTGTTTTTCAATTCTCCCCAATTTTATTAATTGTGGAAGGTTTTATTTCGGTaggcttagttttttttttttcttctttcataatttcCTTAGAAAAATGCCCAGGGTTCAGTTATGTATAAGGTAAAGTGCTAACTTAGATTAGCATGAGAAGTAGTGTtgtttttacagatatttttgtattttagacTCCTGTATTAATGTGTAtagcacagaaaaataaaatgcagtatttATGTTAGTTAGTCTTCCAGACTTTATTTTCAATGACCttggtttggggtgcctgggtggctcagtcaaacatctgactctggattttggatcaggtcgagacctcacggtttgtgggattgagccccatgtccggctctgagctgacagtgcagagcctgctttggattcgctctccctctttttctctcaaaataaataaataaacattaaaaaaagttaaatgaccttggtttacagatttttaaaaaacatataaatattaaattacctTCACCCTGAAAAATATTCAGGCCCAGTATTAGCATTATATTCACACTTGCAGTATGTCTCTTAAAAAGTAGATTAGGGCATGGAGGAAAtagaatattctgaaaaatacCATTTATGAACTTATTCTCGCATGTAACTCAAGTACTAGAATTatcaaagatattaaaaaattgaggggagtatttttttttttaacgatctatttttatgttaaaaataaaccactttcttttcttcttccatacTATATTCCAAGCCTTATATTTAGGTACATGATGGGTGTTTCCTTTTAAGTTCAGATCATATAGTATCTCTTTTGGGACCTTTTCAATTAGCTCTTTGCACAGAAGCTGAATCCGTATCTAAAGAACATCACTTCTAAAGTTAAtctattcctaattatttttatctttttaatttactgCTGTTGGTTAGCATTAGCAGAAAAGACTTGATATGTTCTATGTTTCTGCTAATACCAATTGATGATAAATAAAGTACTTATAAAATGCTTACTATTTGAGCAGAATCTTCTAATTTACTCACGTTAGGTGAAATActattcaagttttaaaaacctCACAGATCTTGAGACAAAGTACTAAGAATTGAGCTTTGCTTTCTATAATTTTGCCAGGCTAGATTAAAAAGTAGCTACTTCTTTCAGTGTATTGTTTTCCTTTGGCAACATTCAATAatgaaaagggtttttttttaaactaaaaatatttaaatttagaataattttaaaagaatggaggTTTATGAAGAATGCCTGTTATAATACTTACGTCTGTGGAAGCTCGAAGCTGAATGCATATTCATGCCTTCCTGAATGAATAGTGTTGAAGCCTTCTTCGGAATTATCATCatcttaaaacaaacagaaaaaggaaaaaaagcttgACGTTAAACCTTTACACACTCCTCATAGTGGCATAACTTTAAAGATACTCCTATAATAATTAAGGCCACAAGCTTTGTAGTCTGAGAGGTCTTAATGCCAATTCTTACTTTGGTTACTTCCCCTGGGTGAAATACAAATCCTGAGActtcagttgcctcatctgtaagatggggataattaACACTTCTACCCCAAAGGCAAGTATTTTAATGGTATATGAGCCAACTCTACAGGATCTGCATCCAATATAGTACATGCTCAACAAAAAGAGGAAGAGCTCAAATTTCACACTAACATGTTATCTTGGTCTCCAATGGTTTAAGCTTATTATGAGACATATAATAAAAACTGGGTAAACCTTTCAAGTCTGTCAGTTTTGATACAGATGAAATGAATAATTCTAAAACCATTAGAAAACTTTGTCAAATGTtgacgttaaaaagaaaaacggaACAGTGATTTTAATGTCAGTttcaaagctaaaaataaaaattctttattgaCCCTAAAATGATGACCACACTCAGTTTGTCCTAGCAACAGCTAAAAATTTGCATACGTATATTAGAAAAACCCTTAAATAGCTTTAAGATCTTTTAAAGGTTGCCTGCTTACGGGGAAACATGTTCTACATCCTTGAAAAATGAACTCcaattaggttgtttccaatttccaGATGAATGACCTTTCATTTTATAACCAATTTCTTTCGGCCAaagagcttattttaaaaatttctccataataaatatacttaatgaaAATACGGGCGGGGATTCTGGATtcttaaaatgacttttcttagccttctaaatattataattacataaatgtCTTATTATTAACGTACTTTTTAGTGTAGACACCATCATTTACCACGAGAGGAGACGGGATTGGTAAAATCATTTAACTTTCCCTCACCAAAAAGTATCGAAGGTACACAAAAAACGTGATGCTTCCCTTACatcaaagggagaaaaggaaaaaagcgCGTCTATATGTGGATACTTTTATTCAAAACCCACGATGATTCCCTCATATCTCAGTACTATTTTCCTCGCCCCCTGTGCAAATCCTCTGAAAGAATTTCAGCACTGAAAATTGGCTGGTGAGTTGGGGGCCATGTACACTCGCTCCCCTCGAAGGCGCCCaaagtttgcctccctctccttttcttcccttctctctccctttttgtgCCAGCTCAGCAGTCTCATTGAGGCGAGCTGCGGCGGCCGCGCCGTGGTAAACAAGTGCCGGGCTGTCAATCAAGAACTAGACCGGAGCAGGAGAGGACCGGCCTAAACCGGCGCGAGCAGATCCCAGCCGGCCCGCccgcgcgccgccgccgcccgcgcgaCCCGCTATACATACGGCATACGTCGCGCGGCGCTCGCGCTCGCGTTCGCGCAGCCTACCCTGCTGGACTGGGGGCGGGGCGACCGCACCGCGGCGCTTCCGCTTTACACGCCCCAGCCGGTGACCGGTTCGATCTGGCTCGGGCCACCCTGACACCTTTACAGTTGCGGTGAGGGAaactggggcggggtgggggggtgggcagggctgcataATCCCTGGGAAACAATGGGGAGGGGCCAGGGAATACTCGCCAAGGTCCCGACCCCAGCTTTCGTTGTCAGTGgcacttttccctctcctcctggccAGCCTTTACGGTCAGTCCCTCAGGTCAAATCAAGGTAGCCGGTCTGGGGACTGCATAGGTCCACACAACACGCTTT from Panthera uncia isolate 11264 chromosome A1 unlocalized genomic scaffold, Puncia_PCG_1.0 HiC_scaffold_17, whole genome shotgun sequence carries:
- the ARRDC3 gene encoding arrestin domain-containing protein 3 isoform X1, whose product is MVLGKVKSLTISFDCLNDSNVPVYSSGDTVSGRVNLEVTGEIRVKSLKIHARGHAKVRWTESRNAGSNTAYTQNYTEEVEYFNHKDILIGHERDDDNSEEGFNTIHSGRHEYAFSFELPQTPLATSFEGRHGSVRYWVKAELHRPWLLPVKLKKEFTVFEHIDINTPSLLSPQAGTKEKTLCCWFCTSGPISLSAKIERKGYTPGESIQIFAEIENCSSRMVVPKAAIYQTQAFYAKGKMKEVKQLVANLRGESLSSGKTDTWNGKLLKIPPVSPSILDCSIIRVEYSLMVYVDIPGAMDLFLNLPLVIGTIPLHPFGSRTSSVSSQCSMNMNWLGLSLPERPEAPPSYAEVVTEEQRRNNLAPVSACDDFERALQGPLFAYIQEFRFLPPPLYSEIDPNPDQSADDRPSCPSR
- the ARRDC3 gene encoding arrestin domain-containing protein 3 isoform X3, whose amino-acid sequence is MVLGKVKSLTISFDCLNDSNVPVYSSGDTVSGRVNLEVTGEIRVKSLKIHARGHAKVRWTESRNAGSNTAYTQNYTEEVEYFNHKDILIGHERDDDNSEEGFNTIHSGRHEYAFSFELPQTPLATSFEGRHGSVRYWVKAELHRPWLLPVKLKKEFTVFEHIDINTPSLLSPQAGTKEKTLCCWFCTSGPISLSAKIERKGYTPGESIQIFAEIENCSSRMVVPKAAIYQTQAFYAKGKMKEVKQLVANLRGESLSSGKTDTWNGKLLKIPPVSPSILDCSIIRVEYSLMVYVDIPGAMDLFLNLPLVIGTIPLHPFGSRTSSVSSQCSMNMNWLGLSLPERPED
- the ARRDC3 gene encoding arrestin domain-containing protein 3 isoform X5; this translates as MVVPKAAIYQTQAFYAKGKMKEVKQLVANLRGESLSSGKTDTWNGKLLKIPPVSPSILDCSIIRVEYSLMVYVDIPGAMDLFLNLPLVIGTIPLHPFGSRTSSVSSQCSMNMNWLGLSLPERPEAPPSYAEVVTEEQRRNNLAPVSACDDFERALQGPLFAYIQEFRFLPPPLYSEIDPNPDQSADDRPSCPSR
- the ARRDC3 gene encoding arrestin domain-containing protein 3 isoform X4, whose product is MMVSTLKNDDNSEEGFNTIHSGRHEYAFSFELPQTPLATSFEGRHGSVRYWVKAELHRPWLLPVKLKKEFTVFEHIDINTPSLLSPQAGTKEKTLCCWFCTSGPISLSAKIERKGYTPGESIQIFAEIENCSSRMVVPKAAIYQTQAFYAKGKMKEVKQLVANLRGESLSSGKTDTWNGKLLKIPPVSPSILDCSIIRVEYSLMVYVDIPGAMDLFLNLPLVIGTIPLHPFGSRTSSVSSQCSMNMNWLGLSLPERPEAPPSYAEVVTEEQRRNNLAPVSACDDFERALQGPLFAYIQEFRFLPPPLYSEIDPNPDQSADDRPSCPSR
- the ARRDC3 gene encoding arrestin domain-containing protein 3 isoform X2, whose protein sequence is MVLGKVKSLTISFDCLNDSNVPVYSSGDTVSGRVNLEVTGEIRVKSLKIHARGHAKVRWTESRNAGSNTAYTQNYTEEVEYFNHKDILIGHERDDDNSEEGFNTIHSGRHEYAFSFELPQTPLATSFEGRHGSVRYWVKAELHRPWLLPVKLKKEFTVFEHIDINTPSLLSPQAGTKEKTLCCWFCTSGPISLSAKIERKGYTPGESIQIFAEIENCSSRMVVPKAAIYQTQAFYAKGKMKEVKQLVANLRGESLSSGKTDTWNGKLLKIPPVSPSILDCSIIRVEYSLMVYVDIPGAMDLFLNLPLVIGTIPLHPFGSRTSSVSSQCSMNMNWLGLSLPERPEEHAVRIACIFFLQHHPAMQKW